A window from Oceanidesulfovibrio indonesiensis encodes these proteins:
- a CDS encoding aspartate:alanine exchanger family transporter: MEIDLFDLLSTSHLLVLFLVLGFGYLIGNIRIGTFRLGATAGVLLAGLAFGHMGLGGASPAQEIGFILFIYSVGLQAGPRFFSVFLQDGLKYVSLAVVVAVTSVVVAVFLAQAVGFSAGHTAGLLAGALTSTPTLAAAQDAVKSGLAPIPEGLTAFDMSQQISIGYAITYIFGLIGLILFVKWIPMLLRIELKDEAKKLGRERRFRTEEPDPEKPEMHMVRAYKVENPDVVGKRLDQLTFCKGTMCVFQELKRGDEVLKPTAATVIEQGDKISVAGSMEKLARLEKHLGEEVKDADLFTSPIETIDVVITHQDAAGKSLADLHILSRFGCYVTRITRSQIKLPVSPDMILEKGDVVRVTGMRHRLAELVPLLGHEERNIVETDLLTFAFGIAGGILLGKITLTVGAVHLSLGSAGGLLFSGILVGFLRSMHPTFGRVPPAARWVFMEFGLMLFMAGVGLKAGGGILDALLSVGPSMFLCGIMVTTAPVLVGYAFGRKVLKFNPALLLGALTGAMTSTPALNIVTERAGSHLPALGYAGTYAFANVFLALAGTLILLF, encoded by the coding sequence ATGGAAATCGATCTCTTCGATCTGCTCAGCACCTCTCACCTGCTCGTCCTGTTTCTCGTTCTGGGGTTCGGCTACCTCATCGGTAACATCCGCATCGGCACCTTCCGCCTGGGAGCCACGGCAGGCGTGCTGCTCGCCGGCCTCGCCTTCGGCCACATGGGCCTCGGCGGCGCCTCACCCGCGCAGGAGATCGGCTTCATCCTCTTCATCTATTCCGTGGGATTGCAGGCCGGCCCTCGTTTTTTCAGCGTGTTTCTCCAGGATGGACTCAAGTACGTGAGCCTGGCTGTTGTGGTTGCGGTCACTTCCGTTGTCGTGGCTGTCTTTCTCGCCCAGGCCGTCGGGTTCTCCGCTGGCCATACGGCCGGGCTCCTTGCCGGCGCGCTCACGTCCACCCCCACCCTGGCTGCGGCTCAGGATGCCGTAAAGAGCGGCCTTGCACCCATTCCCGAAGGCTTGACCGCTTTCGACATGTCCCAGCAGATTTCCATCGGGTACGCCATCACATACATCTTCGGGCTCATCGGGCTTATCCTTTTCGTGAAGTGGATTCCCATGTTGCTCAGAATAGAGCTCAAGGATGAAGCGAAAAAGCTGGGCCGGGAACGCCGCTTCCGCACCGAGGAGCCGGATCCCGAAAAGCCTGAAATGCACATGGTGCGTGCTTACAAGGTCGAGAATCCGGACGTAGTGGGCAAGCGTTTGGATCAACTCACCTTCTGCAAGGGCACGATGTGCGTGTTTCAGGAACTTAAACGCGGCGACGAGGTACTGAAGCCGACCGCAGCCACCGTGATCGAGCAGGGTGACAAGATTTCCGTGGCCGGCTCCATGGAAAAGCTCGCCAGGCTCGAAAAGCACCTGGGCGAGGAGGTCAAAGACGCCGACCTGTTCACTTCGCCCATCGAGACAATCGACGTCGTGATCACTCATCAGGACGCCGCAGGCAAGAGCCTGGCAGACCTGCACATCCTCAGCCGTTTCGGCTGCTACGTCACACGCATCACCCGCTCGCAGATCAAGCTTCCCGTAAGTCCCGACATGATTCTGGAGAAAGGCGACGTGGTTCGCGTGACCGGCATGCGCCACCGCCTGGCGGAACTCGTGCCCCTGCTCGGACACGAGGAACGGAACATCGTGGAGACCGATCTCCTGACGTTCGCTTTCGGCATCGCCGGCGGCATACTGCTCGGCAAGATCACACTCACTGTCGGCGCCGTGCACCTGAGCCTTGGTTCTGCCGGCGGCCTGCTCTTCTCCGGCATACTTGTGGGCTTTTTGCGCTCCATGCATCCCACGTTCGGTCGTGTGCCGCCGGCAGCGCGCTGGGTGTTCATGGAGTTCGGGCTCATGCTCTTCATGGCCGGAGTCGGTCTCAAAGCCGGGGGCGGCATTCTCGACGCGCTGCTTTCCGTGGGACCGTCCATGTTCCTGTGCGGCATCATGGTCACCACCGCGCCTGTTCTGGTGGGCTACGCGTTCGGCCGCAAGGTTCTGAAGTTCAACCCGGCGCTTTTGCTCGGCGCGCTCACCGGCGCCATGACCTCCACCCCGGCACTGAACATTGTGACCGAACGGGCCGGCAGCCATCTGCCGGCTTTGGGGTACGCCGGCACCTATGCCTTCGCCAACGTGTTTCTCGCCCTTGCCGGTACGCTTATATTGCTATTCTAA
- a CDS encoding two-component system sensor histidine kinase NtrB: MSAHENKSSRHAASDSKAFLIGAVGPAAALDSLVRLIASKDFQASCSWMSIAGLVLQNNGAEPASDTLESPASIAWFPSVPALLTAVPGVELILDLSGDHEHFQNLRTELPPTVSVINARAAGCFGEFLQSTQELGKCESDLSYTRSIFNTLFDEVQEDIVLLSPDGTILDMNNHLPERMKVPKDQLIGTSCSEMDGGAFCCSLDAKCPLGETMETGTKAEGVYTYVGADGRMHYYRIYTYPVFDGDGRIAAVIEMRRDITTRTHMEQRLAQSEKMAAIGELSTYIAHEIRNPLFSIAGFANALMRSSSLTESDREKVSIILEESKRLDKILKSTTNFARPTDARQDWVDLNQLVRETMELFGLACDSQQVSCCIELDDTIARAKGDGDLIKQCIINLVRNALEAMQGGGRLSLRTGMSNQHVFLEAVDDGPGIPDDLREKVFSPFFSTKDKGAGLGLAMTKKIIEDMGGHVELTSLPGQGTTVRLVLLPVLAVDEKPDAEPGRKPSDSATPEDSTGDTPPE; this comes from the coding sequence ATGTCCGCACATGAGAACAAAAGCTCCCGGCATGCTGCATCGGACAGCAAGGCGTTCCTCATCGGCGCGGTAGGCCCTGCCGCCGCGCTCGATTCGCTCGTCCGGCTCATCGCAAGCAAGGATTTCCAGGCGTCATGCTCCTGGATGTCCATAGCCGGCCTCGTTCTTCAGAACAACGGCGCGGAACCAGCCTCCGACACGCTCGAAAGCCCGGCGTCCATCGCCTGGTTCCCAAGCGTGCCTGCGTTGCTGACCGCTGTTCCGGGCGTGGAACTCATTCTGGACCTCAGTGGCGACCACGAGCACTTCCAGAACCTGCGCACCGAACTGCCGCCCACGGTGTCGGTAATCAACGCACGCGCAGCCGGCTGCTTCGGCGAGTTCCTGCAGTCCACCCAGGAGCTCGGCAAGTGCGAAAGCGATCTGAGCTACACGCGCTCCATCTTTAACACCTTGTTCGATGAGGTCCAAGAGGACATCGTGCTGCTCTCCCCGGACGGAACCATCCTGGACATGAACAACCACCTGCCCGAGCGGATGAAAGTGCCGAAGGACCAGCTGATCGGCACCTCCTGCTCCGAAATGGACGGCGGGGCGTTCTGCTGCTCCCTCGATGCGAAATGTCCATTGGGCGAAACTATGGAGACGGGCACCAAGGCCGAAGGCGTTTATACCTACGTGGGCGCGGATGGCCGCATGCACTACTATCGCATCTACACCTACCCGGTGTTCGATGGAGACGGCAGGATTGCCGCGGTCATAGAAATGCGGAGGGACATCACCACGCGCACGCACATGGAGCAACGCCTCGCCCAATCCGAAAAGATGGCCGCCATCGGCGAACTGTCCACCTACATCGCCCACGAAATCAGGAACCCGCTTTTCTCAATTGCCGGCTTCGCCAACGCGCTCATGCGCTCCTCCTCCCTTACCGAAAGCGACCGCGAAAAAGTCTCCATCATTCTCGAGGAGTCCAAACGTCTGGACAAAATTCTCAAGTCCACGACGAACTTCGCCCGCCCCACGGACGCCAGGCAGGACTGGGTGGACCTGAATCAGCTGGTGCGCGAGACCATGGAACTGTTCGGACTGGCCTGCGATTCGCAACAAGTGTCCTGTTGCATCGAGCTCGACGACACCATTGCCCGCGCCAAGGGCGACGGCGACCTCATCAAGCAGTGCATCATCAACCTCGTACGCAACGCCCTGGAAGCCATGCAGGGCGGAGGCAGACTGAGCCTGCGCACCGGCATGAGCAACCAGCATGTCTTCCTGGAAGCTGTCGACGACGGGCCGGGCATCCCCGACGATCTGCGCGAGAAGGTCTTCAGCCCGTTCTTTTCGACAAAGGACAAGGGCGCCGGCCTCGGGCTTGCCATGACCAAAAAGATCATCGAAGACATGGGGGGCCACGTGGAACTCACCAGCTTGCCGGGCCAGGGCACGACGGTCAGGCTTGTGCTCCTTCCCGTCCTTGCTGTGGACGAGAAGCCGGACGCAGAACCAGGCCGTAAGCCTTCTGACAGCGCGACCCCCGAGGATTCAACCGGCGACACGCCTCCAGAGTAA
- the rimO gene encoding 30S ribosomal protein S12 methylthiotransferase RimO, whose protein sequence is MEQSLLVYVTSLGCPKNTVDTERLVGALGPGVVLTGDPEAAELVLVNTCAFIHPAVEESVDVILELVHAVEEENPSAVLAVAGCLVQRYGAAELTAEIPEVDLWLTPSEWPHWPEMVREKVAAGRAGKVVPASAGPSVAPGGPRSLSTTAGHAYLKLSEGCDHACGFCTIPSIKGPHVSFDADALVEEARALVAGEHGPPVKELVLVGQDLTAWGRSKGKGSAPLVGLLERLLAIDGLAWLRTMYLYPAGLDDRLLDFYRANAAPGGVLLPYFDIPLQHAHPDILRRMGRPFSGDPARVVDRVRSAVPDAALRTTFIVGYPGEEAHHFEALEKFVRETRFQHMGAFPYWPEEGTRAASMADQVADSVKKSRLKRLMKAQAEISEELLEQYVGEEMEVLVDAPVAEWPGLHKGRVWLQAPEVDGVTYVSGEEVRPGVLIRASIEESKTYDLVALS, encoded by the coding sequence ATGGAACAATCCTTACTTGTGTACGTAACGAGCCTCGGCTGCCCGAAAAACACCGTGGATACCGAACGTCTCGTCGGCGCGCTCGGCCCCGGCGTCGTACTCACGGGCGATCCCGAGGCGGCCGAGCTGGTTCTCGTCAACACCTGCGCATTTATCCACCCTGCCGTGGAGGAATCGGTCGATGTCATCCTGGAGCTTGTGCACGCGGTCGAGGAGGAGAATCCTTCGGCCGTGCTGGCCGTGGCCGGTTGTCTGGTGCAGCGCTACGGCGCGGCCGAACTAACTGCCGAAATACCGGAAGTGGACCTCTGGCTGACTCCCTCTGAATGGCCGCACTGGCCCGAAATGGTGCGGGAGAAGGTTGCGGCGGGGCGCGCGGGCAAGGTTGTTCCGGCATCAGCGGGTCCGAGCGTTGCTCCGGGCGGACCGCGGTCTCTCTCCACCACGGCAGGCCATGCCTACCTCAAGCTCAGCGAAGGGTGCGACCACGCCTGCGGTTTCTGCACGATCCCCTCCATCAAAGGACCTCATGTGAGCTTCGATGCCGACGCGCTGGTGGAAGAGGCCAGAGCGCTGGTGGCCGGGGAGCACGGTCCGCCGGTAAAGGAGCTGGTTCTCGTGGGGCAGGATCTGACCGCCTGGGGGAGAAGCAAGGGCAAAGGCTCGGCTCCGCTGGTGGGGCTGCTGGAGCGGCTGCTCGCCATAGATGGCTTGGCTTGGTTGCGGACCATGTATCTCTACCCGGCCGGCCTGGACGACAGACTGCTAGACTTTTACCGGGCCAATGCGGCCCCCGGCGGCGTGCTGCTGCCGTATTTCGACATCCCGCTGCAACATGCGCATCCCGATATCCTACGGCGCATGGGGAGGCCATTTTCCGGGGATCCCGCACGGGTGGTGGACCGGGTTCGCTCGGCCGTGCCGGACGCGGCCCTTCGCACCACGTTCATCGTGGGCTATCCCGGGGAGGAGGCGCACCATTTCGAGGCGCTGGAAAAGTTCGTGCGCGAAACGCGGTTTCAGCACATGGGTGCGTTTCCCTACTGGCCGGAGGAGGGCACCCGCGCTGCGTCCATGGCCGACCAGGTGGCCGATTCGGTGAAAAAGTCGCGGCTCAAGCGGCTCATGAAGGCGCAGGCGGAGATAAGCGAGGAGCTTCTGGAACAATACGTGGGCGAGGAGATGGAGGTGCTGGTGGATGCTCCGGTGGCTGAATGGCCGGGACTGCACAAGGGCCGGGTGTGGCTGCAGGCGCCGGAGGTGGACGGCGTGACCTATGTTTCGGGCGAGGAGGTGCGCCCTGGCGTCTTGATTCGTGCGTCCATAGAAGAATCGAAAACCTACGATCTGGTTGCGCTCTCTTGA
- the sppA gene encoding signal peptide peptidase SppA, whose product MVKNSGDFSQRHPFLFGFAVLAAVVVFMIGAMAAVRFLFLGGEGGMTGKRYGLVRIEGPIIDAEPVVEFITGLRDDSDVAGVLIRVDSPGGVVGPAQEIHAAVKETAAVKPVVVSMGSVAASGGYYVACPAHKIVANPGTLTGSIGVIMTMGKWKELMDRIGLTFEAITSGEMKDAGSPYRELTPKERLYFQNLVDDLHDQFVTDVADGRSMDIRKVRELADGRIYTGRQARESGLVDEMGGFEVAKDMLRAMTGKGNLPFDEGPVKDRGLLDMLIGVVSHIDPGKATGPRFEYTVR is encoded by the coding sequence ATGGTGAAGAATAGCGGCGACTTCAGCCAGCGTCACCCGTTCCTTTTCGGATTCGCAGTACTCGCGGCAGTCGTGGTCTTCATGATAGGAGCCATGGCTGCCGTTCGCTTTTTGTTCCTGGGCGGCGAAGGGGGCATGACGGGCAAACGCTACGGCCTGGTGCGAATCGAGGGTCCGATCATCGACGCCGAACCAGTGGTGGAGTTCATTACTGGCCTGCGGGATGATTCCGACGTGGCAGGGGTGCTCATACGGGTGGACTCCCCCGGCGGCGTGGTCGGCCCGGCGCAGGAGATACACGCCGCGGTCAAGGAAACCGCCGCGGTCAAACCCGTGGTCGTTTCCATGGGCTCCGTGGCCGCTTCCGGCGGCTACTACGTCGCATGCCCGGCGCATAAGATCGTGGCCAACCCCGGCACGCTCACCGGGTCCATCGGCGTGATCATGACCATGGGCAAATGGAAGGAGCTCATGGACAGGATCGGGCTCACCTTCGAGGCAATCACCTCCGGAGAGATGAAAGACGCCGGGTCCCCGTACCGCGAACTCACGCCCAAGGAGCGACTCTACTTCCAGAACCTCGTGGATGACCTCCATGATCAGTTCGTCACGGACGTGGCCGATGGGCGGAGCATGGACATCCGCAAGGTTCGAGAGCTTGCCGACGGTCGCATCTACACCGGGCGGCAGGCCAGGGAAAGCGGCCTGGTGGACGAGATGGGCGGCTTCGAAGTGGCCAAGGACATGCTCCGGGCAATGACGGGGAAGGGCAATCTGCCCTTTGACGAGGGGCCGGTGAAGGACAGGGGGCTTCTGGACATGCTCATCGGCGTTGTCTCGCACATCGATCCGGGAAAGGCCACTGGCCCGCGTTTCGAATACACGGTGCGGTAG
- a CDS encoding rubredoxin, with product MARPEEMYQCQTVNCGYIYDPDRGDRKGKIPKGTRFEDLPEDWRCPICGATKKCFKPLAGPGSTKDVSQCETPTD from the coding sequence ATGGCGCGACCGGAAGAAATGTACCAATGTCAGACCGTGAACTGCGGTTACATCTATGATCCTGACAGGGGCGACCGCAAGGGCAAGATCCCCAAGGGAACCCGGTTCGAAGACCTGCCTGAGGACTGGCGCTGTCCCATCTGCGGGGCCACCAAGAAGTGCTTCAAGCCTCTGGCCGGACCGGGCTCCACCAAGGATGTTTCGCAATGCGAGACTCCCACGGACTGA
- a CDS encoding 30S ribosomal protein S1 produces the protein MSNESTQKDLLTTDGGLDFEAALEDYLNADFGSLEEGSIVQGEVVKADENTVLVDVNFKSEGQIPAQEFTDQEGNLTVAVGDKVDVFVVRKDELEGTLILSRDKAKRMQLFDKLEETQEKDETTTGRIIRRIKGGYTVDLGGLEAFLPGSHVDLRPVPDMDALVGEEFEFRVLKINRRRSNVIVSRRVLLEEERESKRTELLKTLEEDQTVTGKVKNITEYGVFVDLGGLDGLLHITDMSWKRIKHPKEMVKLGQELELKVLNFDRESKKVSLGLKQLVPDPWEDITGKYPEGKRLNGKVTNLVDYGAFVELEPGVEGLVHISEMSWTRKLRHPSQMVKVGDEVDVVILGVDPDKKRISLGMKQISPNPWDLVAEKYPEGTVLEGTIKNITEFGIFIGIEDGIDGLIHVSDISWTKKIRHPEEIYQVGDTVQAKVLTVDKENEKFTLGIKQLNEDPWTQVPTRYPVGSMVRGTVTNITDFGLFVEVEEGIEGLVHVSEISMKKVKSPSEMFTEGAEIEAKVIHVSAEERRLGLSIKQIKEEEERKKPKEFRSSGEEAGTTLGDLLKQKLEGDGEE, from the coding sequence ATGTCCAACGAGTCAACCCAAAAAGACCTCTTGACGACCGACGGGGGCCTGGATTTCGAGGCTGCCCTGGAAGATTACCTCAACGCCGATTTCGGCTCTCTGGAAGAAGGCTCCATTGTCCAGGGCGAGGTGGTCAAGGCAGACGAGAACACTGTCCTCGTCGATGTCAACTTCAAATCCGAAGGCCAGATTCCCGCGCAGGAATTCACCGACCAGGAAGGTAACCTGACCGTAGCTGTCGGTGACAAGGTCGATGTCTTCGTCGTCCGCAAGGACGAGTTGGAAGGCACCCTGATCCTCTCGCGCGACAAGGCCAAACGCATGCAACTCTTCGACAAGCTCGAAGAGACTCAAGAGAAGGACGAGACCACCACCGGCCGCATCATCCGCCGCATCAAAGGCGGCTACACGGTGGATCTGGGCGGTCTGGAGGCATTCCTTCCCGGCTCCCACGTGGATCTGCGGCCCGTGCCGGACATGGACGCGCTGGTGGGTGAAGAGTTCGAGTTCCGCGTACTCAAGATCAACCGTCGTCGCTCCAACGTCATCGTTTCTCGCCGCGTGCTGCTCGAAGAAGAGCGCGAATCCAAGCGCACCGAGCTGCTCAAGACGCTCGAAGAAGACCAGACCGTTACCGGCAAGGTGAAAAATATCACCGAGTATGGCGTGTTCGTGGATCTGGGCGGCCTCGACGGGCTGCTGCACATTACGGACATGTCCTGGAAGCGCATCAAGCATCCCAAGGAAATGGTCAAGCTGGGCCAGGAGCTGGAGCTCAAAGTCCTCAACTTCGACCGCGAGTCCAAGAAAGTCTCTCTGGGCCTCAAGCAGCTGGTGCCCGACCCGTGGGAAGACATCACCGGAAAATACCCGGAAGGCAAGCGCCTCAACGGCAAGGTCACCAATCTCGTGGACTACGGCGCCTTCGTGGAGCTGGAGCCCGGCGTGGAAGGTCTGGTGCACATCTCCGAAATGTCCTGGACCCGCAAGCTGCGTCATCCCTCCCAGATGGTGAAGGTTGGCGACGAGGTCGATGTCGTCATCCTCGGCGTCGATCCCGACAAGAAGCGCATCTCCCTGGGCATGAAGCAGATCAGCCCGAACCCCTGGGATCTCGTGGCTGAAAAGTATCCCGAAGGCACCGTGCTCGAAGGCACCATCAAGAATATCACCGAGTTCGGTATCTTCATCGGCATCGAAGACGGCATCGACGGCCTCATCCACGTCTCGGACATCTCCTGGACCAAGAAGATCCGCCATCCCGAGGAGATCTATCAGGTCGGCGACACCGTCCAGGCCAAGGTCCTCACCGTGGACAAGGAGAACGAAAAGTTCACCCTGGGCATCAAGCAGCTCAACGAGGATCCGTGGACGCAGGTTCCCACCCGCTATCCCGTGGGCAGCATGGTGCGTGGCACCGTGACCAACATCACCGACTTTGGCCTCTTCGTCGAGGTGGAGGAAGGCATCGAGGGTCTGGTGCACGTGTCCGAGATCTCCATGAAGAAGGTCAAGAGCCCCTCCGAGATGTTCACCGAGGGTGCGGAGATCGAAGCCAAAGTCATCCACGTCAGCGCCGAAGAACGCCGCCTCGGTCTCTCCATCAAGCAGATCAAGGAAGAGGAAGAGCGTAAGAAGCCCAAGGAGTTCCGCTCCTCAGGCGAAGAGGCAGGCACCACGCTCGGCGATCTCCTGAAGCAAAAGCTGGAAGGGGATGGTGAAGAATAG